One window of Microcoleus vaginatus PCC 9802 genomic DNA carries:
- a CDS encoding GAF domain-containing protein: MTDDYQGWDHRPTVALFSETGLTTCLILILPNDQYRLMNLIRREHLMMQNPANQAGSVSAPPPHQTKNLRHFWENISNSAQSRWQQAHSLWQHRRQRRHLLTLLILATTALTISTTACISYFFVRGLILDNLKQIALLKLEKGTDEIDRWLSSRKAEIETIAYDPTVRTINWKLVEPRLQGEIYRLKEYFILSLTQPDGSFINTLGNRANNKDRQHFQKAMAGQLNVSDPLIGRSTKVPTIIISAPIWTLPPAPNQVMGVLSGSIKLDRVTSVANSLLYGSDSYAFALNSQGVPIVHPNSNLIGNIDRPTPSFLKSQDPALSTIARQMIDRQTKIELVKIDNKWVYVAYTPLKEVNWSMALVIPRENIESQLQALNLLTSVVAGLLGPAMLAAIWLIYSSENNRAQAEREAMLNRIAGRIRASLELDQIVQSTVEEIVSLLHLERAAFGWYKPQEKMLQILWECCPSDCSTPAKKFESYLVGNLSIPSDQCEPIILSRDTWAEGAAQASEIKPNSYLAVPVHTQNQPQGYLICSHVTHWLWSKEQIQLLKAVADQLAIAITQAHLYSQTQDQVKLLNSALNELKKTQTHLVQSEKMSSLGQMVAGIAHEINNPVNFISANLPHTSKYTKNLLELVSLYKQKFPEVPPEIADFTEEIELDFIEEDLPHILDSMKIGTERIRSIVLSLRNFSRLDESDKKQADIHEGIENTLLLLSNRIKNRIYIVKKYGKVPSVECYPSQLNQVFMNLLSNAIDALNEIDRLDKIITISTGVVRENGGKFLKVAIADNGPGIPDSVKDKIYNPFFTTKPVGQGTGLGLAISYKIVVDGHGGSIKISQPPGGGTEFLVKIPISNGK; encoded by the coding sequence ATGACTGATGACTACCAGGGTTGGGATCACCGGCCTACAGTTGCATTATTTTCTGAAACTGGTCTCACGACTTGCCTGATCTTAATTCTGCCGAATGACCAATACCGTTTGATGAATTTGATTCGGAGAGAACATTTGATGATGCAAAACCCAGCAAATCAAGCCGGATCTGTGTCTGCGCCGCCGCCACACCAAACAAAAAACCTGCGCCACTTTTGGGAAAACATCAGCAATTCTGCTCAATCGCGGTGGCAGCAAGCGCACAGTCTTTGGCAGCACAGACGGCAGCGCCGCCATTTGCTGACCCTGCTAATTCTGGCCACCACGGCTTTAACCATTAGCACAACTGCTTGCATCAGCTATTTTTTTGTGCGTGGACTAATCCTCGACAATTTAAAGCAAATAGCACTATTAAAACTAGAAAAAGGTACCGACGAAATCGACCGCTGGCTCAGCAGCCGCAAAGCAGAAATAGAAACCATTGCTTACGATCCTACGGTTAGGACTATCAATTGGAAATTAGTCGAACCCAGGTTGCAAGGAGAAATATACAGGTTAAAAGAGTATTTCATCCTGTCATTAACTCAACCCGACGGCTCATTTATCAACACTCTAGGCAACCGGGCGAACAACAAAGACCGCCAACACTTTCAAAAAGCAATGGCAGGGCAGCTCAACGTTTCCGACCCGCTGATCGGCCGCAGTACAAAAGTTCCGACGATCATCATTTCAGCTCCTATTTGGACCTTACCCCCCGCTCCAAATCAAGTAATGGGAGTCCTTTCGGGCAGCATTAAATTAGACCGAGTAACATCTGTCGCTAACAGCTTGCTGTACGGTTCTGACAGTTATGCTTTTGCGCTCAATTCACAAGGAGTGCCAATTGTTCATCCCAACAGTAACTTAATCGGAAATATCGATCGGCCGACCCCAAGCTTCTTAAAGTCACAAGACCCCGCGCTTTCCACAATTGCGCGACAGATGATCGACCGCCAGACGAAAATTGAACTGGTAAAAATAGATAATAAATGGGTGTATGTGGCCTATACTCCCCTCAAGGAAGTTAACTGGTCGATGGCTTTAGTAATTCCCCGCGAAAATATTGAATCCCAACTGCAAGCATTAAATTTGCTGACATCGGTCGTCGCCGGACTGCTCGGCCCAGCAATGCTAGCAGCAATATGGCTAATTTATTCCTCTGAAAACAATCGCGCTCAAGCGGAGCGAGAAGCCATGCTCAACCGGATTGCTGGACGCATTCGCGCTTCCCTGGAATTAGACCAAATCGTGCAAAGCACAGTCGAAGAAATAGTAAGTTTGCTGCACCTAGAACGGGCGGCTTTTGGCTGGTACAAACCACAAGAAAAAATGTTACAAATCCTATGGGAATGTTGCCCATCTGATTGTTCGACGCCCGCTAAAAAGTTTGAGTCTTACTTGGTCGGAAATTTGTCAATACCGAGTGACCAATGCGAGCCCATTATTCTTTCGAGGGACACTTGGGCGGAGGGTGCAGCTCAAGCGAGCGAAATTAAACCTAATAGCTATTTAGCCGTTCCTGTCCACACTCAAAACCAGCCGCAGGGTTATTTAATTTGCAGCCACGTTACTCATTGGCTTTGGAGCAAGGAGCAAATCCAACTCTTAAAAGCTGTAGCAGACCAACTGGCGATCGCAATTACTCAAGCTCACCTTTACAGTCAAACCCAAGACCAAGTAAAACTCCTTAATAGTGCCTTAAATGAACTGAAAAAGACTCAAACTCATTTAGTGCAGAGCGAAAAAATGTCATCACTAGGTCAAATGGTAGCTGGGATAGCGCACGAAATCAACAACCCGGTTAACTTCATTTCGGCTAATTTACCTCACACCAGCAAATATACTAAAAATTTATTAGAATTGGTGAGTTTATACAAACAAAAGTTCCCCGAAGTCCCCCCAGAAATCGCAGACTTTACCGAAGAAATCGAGTTAGACTTTATCGAGGAAGATTTGCCCCATATATTGGATTCTATGAAAATAGGAACCGAACGCATTCGCAGCATCGTTCTTTCTTTGCGTAACTTTTCTCGCCTCGATGAATCGGACAAAAAGCAGGCGGATATTCACGAGGGTATAGAAAATACCTTGCTGTTGCTCTCCAACCGCATCAAAAATAGAATTTATATAGTCAAGAAATACGGAAAAGTGCCTTCAGTTGAGTGCTATCCGTCTCAGCTCAATCAGGTTTTTATGAACTTGCTGAGCAATGCGATAGATGCCTTGAACGAGATCGATCGCCTAGATAAAATCATTACAATTTCCACGGGAGTAGTTCGCGAAAATGGCGGTAAATTTCTGAAAGTGGCGATCGCCGACAACGGCCCCGGCATTCCCGACAGCGTTAAAGACAAAATTTATAACCCATTTTTTACTACTAAACCAGTGGGCCAAGGTACTGGTTTGGGGTTAGCAATTAGCTACAAGATTGTAGTGGATGGACACGGCGGCAGCATCAAAATTTCTCAACCTCCGGGCGGCGGCACGGAGTTTTTGGTAAAAATTCCTATTAGTAACGGGAAGTAA
- a CDS encoding TVP38/TMEM64 family protein, with protein sequence MNDSRSPDENPPRSNRWKLILGIGLAVALIAATKFLDFQGILKNALESIASLGPWGPAAFILIYIVATVLFIPGSLLTLGSGVLFGVVGGSVCVSIGSVLGATGAFLTGRYLTRDWVSKQIEGNQKFKAIDSAVASEGWKIVLLTRLSPIFPFNLLNYAFGVTQVSLKDYFLASWIGMIPGTVMYVYLGSLAGSLAALGSQGRSRTAAEWALYGIGLLATIALTVYATRLAKRALDEKISH encoded by the coding sequence ATGAATGATTCGCGATCGCCCGATGAAAATCCGCCAAGATCAAACAGGTGGAAGCTGATTTTAGGGATTGGTTTAGCTGTGGCTTTAATTGCTGCGACCAAGTTTTTGGACTTTCAAGGAATTTTGAAAAATGCGCTGGAGTCGATCGCGAGTCTCGGCCCTTGGGGCCCGGCAGCTTTTATTCTAATTTACATTGTAGCAACAGTTCTATTTATCCCTGGTTCTTTGCTGACTCTCGGTTCTGGCGTTTTGTTTGGAGTCGTTGGCGGTTCGGTTTGTGTTTCGATCGGCTCGGTTTTAGGGGCAACTGGCGCTTTTTTAACAGGAAGGTATTTAACTCGCGACTGGGTTTCCAAACAGATAGAGGGCAATCAAAAATTTAAGGCGATCGACTCCGCAGTTGCTTCTGAAGGATGGAAAATTGTGCTGCTGACGCGGCTTTCTCCCATTTTTCCGTTTAATTTGCTTAACTATGCTTTCGGAGTCACGCAGGTATCTTTAAAAGACTATTTTTTGGCATCTTGGATCGGCATGATTCCGGGAACTGTCATGTATGTTTATCTCGGTTCCCTGGCCGGGAGTTTGGCTGCACTTGGATCGCAAGGGCGATCGCGCACTGCTGCTGAGTGGGCTCTCTACGGCATTGGTTTGCTAGCAACGATCGCCCTCACCGTTTATGCAACCCGCTTGGCTAAGAGAGCTTTAGACGAAAAAATTTCCCATTGA
- a CDS encoding aquaporin, with translation MDATAHRLACARPDCRRETIAEFLGTFILVFAGTGAVMVNKTSAGSVTHLGVSFVFGAVVTAMIYALGHISGAHFNPAVTLGFWASGFFPKYKVLPYVLAQCAGAIAASQLLLITLGEVANLGATIPLNGNWLQSLILETVLTFILMFVILGSGLDRRAHIGFAGIAIGLTVGLEAAFMGPITGASMNPARSLGPALIGSIWEHHWVYWVAPIWGAQLAVAVYRELSNGFRDFN, from the coding sequence ATGGATGCAACAGCTCATCGGTTAGCTTGTGCTCGGCCAGATTGCAGGCGAGAGACGATCGCGGAATTTCTAGGTACATTTATTTTGGTTTTTGCCGGCACCGGTGCGGTGATGGTTAACAAAACTAGCGCTGGTTCCGTAACTCATTTAGGCGTCAGTTTTGTATTTGGTGCAGTAGTAACTGCGATGATTTACGCCCTAGGACACATCAGCGGCGCACACTTTAATCCGGCCGTAACTTTAGGGTTTTGGGCGAGCGGTTTTTTCCCAAAATATAAAGTTTTGCCTTACGTTTTAGCGCAGTGTGCGGGTGCAATTGCAGCCTCTCAACTGCTGCTAATTACTTTAGGTGAAGTAGCAAATCTCGGTGCAACTATCCCTCTCAATGGTAACTGGTTGCAGTCTCTCATTTTAGAAACAGTTTTGACCTTTATCTTAATGTTTGTTATCCTCGGTTCGGGATTAGATAGACGCGCTCACATCGGCTTTGCCGGGATAGCAATTGGGTTAACTGTAGGGTTAGAAGCGGCATTTATGGGGCCAATTACCGGAGCGAGCATGAATCCGGCACGATCGCTCGGTCCTGCTTTAATTGGCAGCATTTGGGAACACCATTGGGTTTATTGGGTGGCTCCTATTTGGGGAGCACAATTAGCAGTCGCAGTTTATCGGGAACTGTCTAACGGATTTCGGGATTTTAATTGA
- a CDS encoding HEAT repeat domain-containing protein: MTTLSLEQIAAKLESQNSADRMVALANLRNVPAAEAVPLIKKVLNDESLQVRSMAVFALGVKPTAECYPILVKLLETDPDYGIRADAAGALGYLEDIRAFDALVRAFYEDTQWLVRFSAAVSLGNLKDPRARDVLLKALDSEQVVIQQAAISALGEIKEIGAIDRILNFAQSEDWLIRQRLAEALGNLPSVKSVSALKYLEKDSNSQVSKAATISLDRLSKAEA, encoded by the coding sequence ATGACAACTTTAAGCTTAGAGCAAATTGCAGCCAAGTTAGAAAGCCAAAATTCAGCCGATCGAATGGTGGCTTTGGCCAACTTGCGGAACGTGCCTGCTGCAGAGGCGGTGCCTTTGATTAAAAAGGTGTTGAACGACGAAAGTTTGCAAGTGCGATCGATGGCTGTGTTTGCTCTCGGGGTCAAACCGACAGCAGAGTGCTATCCTATTTTAGTCAAATTGCTAGAAACAGACCCGGATTACGGCATTCGCGCTGACGCTGCGGGTGCTTTGGGCTATCTGGAAGATATCAGAGCTTTTGATGCTTTGGTGCGGGCTTTTTACGAAGATACTCAATGGCTGGTGCGCTTCAGTGCTGCTGTTTCTCTGGGAAATCTCAAAGATCCCCGGGCTCGTGACGTGCTGCTAAAAGCTCTCGACAGCGAGCAAGTGGTGATCCAGCAGGCGGCAATTTCGGCTTTGGGGGAAATTAAGGAAATTGGGGCGATCGATCGCATCCTCAATTTTGCTCAGTCGGAAGATTGGCTGATTCGCCAGAGGCTGGCTGAAGCTTTGGGCAATTTGCCGAGTGTTAAGAGCGTTTCGGCTTTGAAATACTTAGAAAAAGATAGTAATTCTCAAGTATCTAAGGCGGCAACAATTTCTCTTGATCGCCTGTCAAAAGCAGAAGCGTGA
- a CDS encoding radical SAM/Cys-rich domain protein: MIQTAVTPFKNKINSALTKKQITVLQINLGKRCNLACTHCHVEASPKRTEELSPEICDQLIEIIRRFPQIKTVDLTGGAPEMLYGFKPLAEAARAAGKEVIIRSNLTIYFEKGFEDIPEYCAQHQLRIVASLPCYQADNVDKMRGNGVFDSSIRALQKLNQLGYGKNPNLIVDLVYNPQVPTTDKFSLTPEQGKLEQDYKIYLAEQFGICFNQLFAITNLPVGRTKFHLEHKKLHKPYLGFLEENFNPGTLEHLMCRNELSIDYLGNVYDCDFNQMENLPAKTGSGEKITVAKLLESGSLDVIQEVQTAAYCYGCTAGCGSSCGGTLI; the protein is encoded by the coding sequence ATGATTCAGACAGCAGTCACGCCTTTCAAAAACAAAATTAACTCAGCTTTAACTAAAAAGCAGATTACAGTTTTACAAATTAATCTCGGCAAACGCTGCAACCTTGCTTGCACTCACTGCCACGTAGAAGCTAGCCCGAAACGAACAGAAGAACTTTCCCCGGAAATTTGCGACCAATTAATTGAAATCATTCGCCGCTTTCCTCAAATTAAAACAGTTGACCTCACCGGCGGTGCTCCCGAAATGCTTTACGGTTTTAAACCGCTAGCGGAAGCTGCCAGGGCTGCAGGTAAAGAGGTAATTATTCGTTCTAATTTGACGATTTACTTTGAAAAAGGTTTTGAAGATATTCCCGAATATTGCGCGCAGCACCAGCTCAGAATTGTGGCGTCGCTTCCCTGCTACCAAGCTGACAATGTGGACAAAATGCGCGGCAACGGTGTTTTTGACAGTTCGATTCGGGCGCTGCAAAAGCTAAATCAGTTGGGATACGGGAAAAACCCCAATTTAATTGTAGATTTGGTGTACAATCCACAAGTGCCGACAACAGACAAGTTTTCGCTAACACCGGAACAAGGCAAGTTAGAGCAAGATTACAAGATTTATTTAGCCGAACAGTTTGGGATTTGTTTTAATCAATTGTTCGCGATTACTAATTTGCCCGTGGGACGGACTAAGTTTCATTTGGAACATAAGAAACTGCACAAGCCTTATCTCGGGTTTTTGGAGGAGAATTTTAACCCCGGTACTCTGGAACATTTAATGTGCCGTAACGAATTGTCGATCGACTATTTGGGCAATGTCTACGACTGCGATTTTAACCAAATGGAAAATTTGCCCGCGAAAACTGGCAGCGGGGAAAAGATAACTGTTGCTAAATTGCTCGAATCTGGCAGTTTAGATGTGATTCAAGAGGTGCAAACTGCTGCTTATTGTTATGGCTGTACGGCAGGTTGCGGTTCTAGCTGCGGCGGTACTTTGATTTGA
- the arsC gene encoding arsenate reductase, glutathione/glutaredoxin type — MKKVMFVCKRNSCRSQMAEGFAKTIGAGKIGVTSSGLESSRVHPTAIQVMSEIGIDITDQTSNPLSEFNAEDYDAVISLCGCGVNLPEAWVLREVFEDWQLDDPDGQPIETFHRVRDEIKARVETLVDSLK, encoded by the coding sequence ATGAAAAAAGTAATGTTTGTTTGCAAAAGAAACTCCTGCAGATCGCAAATGGCAGAAGGATTTGCTAAAACCATCGGAGCCGGAAAGATTGGAGTCACCAGTTCCGGGTTAGAATCAAGCAGGGTTCATCCGACAGCAATTCAAGTCATGTCAGAAATCGGCATTGATATCACCGATCAAACATCAAACCCATTAAGCGAATTTAATGCAGAAGACTACGACGCCGTAATTTCTCTGTGTGGCTGCGGCGTGAATTTACCCGAAGCGTGGGTATTGCGAGAAGTGTTTGAAGATTGGCAACTCGACGACCCCGACGGACAACCCATAGAAACTTTTCACCGCGTTCGAGATGAAATTAAAGCACGAGTTGAAACATTAGTTGACTCTCTCAAGTAA
- a CDS encoding ArsR family transcriptional regulator → MVKNSPIAPPVADKLIGAGFHALSDPLRLQILELLREQELCVCDLCDRLNVTQSKLSFHLKALKDAALVRSRQEGRWIYYSLNLAQFVALEQYLAEYRRFSQILPARPCSDAG, encoded by the coding sequence ATGGTTAAAAATTCTCCGATCGCGCCGCCTGTTGCAGATAAATTGATTGGTGCTGGCTTTCACGCTCTTTCCGATCCTTTGCGGCTTCAGATTTTGGAGTTGCTGCGGGAACAGGAGTTGTGCGTGTGTGATTTGTGCGATCGGCTCAACGTCACTCAGTCTAAACTCTCTTTTCACCTCAAAGCCTTGAAGGATGCAGCTTTAGTCCGCAGCCGCCAAGAAGGCCGCTGGATTTACTACAGCCTCAATTTAGCTCAGTTTGTCGCCCTCGAACAGTACCTCGCCGAATACCGCCGTTTCAGCCAGATCCTGCCGGCGCGCCCCTGTTCCGACGCGGGTTAA
- a CDS encoding inorganic phosphate transporter: MLLIALFIATFFLAYCNGANDNFKGVATLFGSQTTNYKTAIGWATITTFAGSIFSIFLAETLVKSFSGKGLVPDEIANGQDFHLAVAIAAGLTVILATLTGFPISTTHGLTGALSGAGLVAIGTQVNFTALQKNFLMPLLLSPMIAILLGALIYALSRYLRVYLGIQKEWCICAGQTQQIIPIPQPDATNILKCITTADVAVDSLDKCTQRYLGNFLQIPSQKLVDVCHFMSAGIVSFARGLNDTPKIVSLMLVGQSISVQWGSLAVALGMALGGLLNAKKVAETMSKKLTAMNTGQGLVANLVTGFLVIAASRYGLPVSTTHVSVGSIFGVGLISKKANVRVFYQILLSWILTLPIAAAISGCGYWVLHR; this comes from the coding sequence ATGTTACTTATTGCCCTATTTATCGCCACCTTTTTTTTAGCATACTGCAATGGTGCTAATGATAATTTTAAAGGCGTGGCGACACTGTTTGGTAGTCAGACCACGAACTATAAAACAGCAATTGGTTGGGCAACTATCACAACTTTTGCAGGTTCAATATTTTCTATTTTTTTAGCAGAAACGCTGGTAAAAAGCTTTTCGGGAAAAGGGCTAGTTCCAGACGAGATCGCCAATGGTCAAGATTTTCATTTGGCAGTCGCGATCGCTGCGGGTTTAACCGTTATTCTTGCTACCTTAACTGGATTCCCCATTTCCACAACTCACGGTCTTACAGGTGCCCTTAGCGGTGCAGGTTTAGTAGCAATTGGTACTCAAGTTAATTTTACTGCCTTGCAGAAAAATTTTCTAATGCCTTTGTTGCTAAGTCCCATGATTGCGATTCTATTAGGAGCTTTAATTTATGCGCTGTCTCGCTACCTGCGAGTTTATTTAGGAATCCAGAAAGAATGGTGTATTTGCGCTGGTCAAACTCAACAGATTATTCCGATTCCCCAGCCCGATGCAACTAACATACTTAAGTGCATCACAACCGCTGATGTCGCCGTCGATTCTCTAGATAAATGCACGCAAAGGTACCTGGGAAATTTCTTACAAATCCCCAGCCAAAAGTTAGTGGATGTTTGCCATTTTATGAGTGCGGGAATCGTCAGTTTTGCCAGAGGATTGAACGATACGCCGAAAATTGTTTCGCTCATGTTAGTCGGTCAATCAATATCAGTTCAGTGGGGAAGTTTAGCAGTAGCTTTGGGAATGGCGCTCGGCGGTTTATTGAATGCTAAAAAAGTTGCCGAAACCATGAGCAAAAAGCTGACCGCAATGAATACCGGTCAAGGGCTGGTGGCAAACTTAGTGACTGGATTTTTAGTTATTGCTGCCAGTCGTTATGGGCTTCCAGTTTCTACTACCCATGTTTCGGTAGGTTCAATTTTTGGTGTTGGATTGATTTCAAAAAAAGCTAATGTGCGCGTTTTCTATCAGATTCTACTATCATGGATTTTGACCTTGCCAATTGCTGCGGCAATCAGCGGCTGTGGTTACTGGGTGTTGCATCGGTAA
- the arsH gene encoding arsenical resistance protein ArsH: protein MTSFTHKPRILFLYGSLRERSYSRLLAEESARIIEGFGAEVRFFNPLELPIYGSVPDTHPKVQELRELSLWSEGQVWSSPEMHGNITGIMKNQIDWIPLSIGAVRPTQGRTLAVMQVSGGSQSFNAVNTLRILGRWMRMFTIPNQSSVAKAYQEFNEDGTMKDSPYRDRAIDVMEELYKFTLLLREQADYLTDRYSERKEQAAKEAIALANRALELPAP, encoded by the coding sequence ATGACAAGTTTTACGCACAAACCGAGAATTTTGTTTCTATACGGCTCTTTGAGAGAGCGTTCTTACAGCCGCTTGTTGGCGGAAGAATCGGCGAGAATTATTGAGGGTTTCGGTGCCGAAGTTCGATTTTTCAATCCTCTGGAATTGCCGATTTACGGCAGCGTTCCCGATACGCATCCCAAGGTTCAGGAATTGCGGGAATTGAGCCTGTGGTCGGAGGGTCAAGTGTGGTCGAGCCCAGAAATGCACGGCAATATTACCGGCATTATGAAAAATCAAATTGACTGGATTCCTTTAAGTATAGGGGCTGTCAGACCGACTCAAGGCAGAACTTTGGCGGTGATGCAAGTCAGCGGTGGTTCGCAATCTTTTAATGCTGTCAATACTTTGAGAATTTTGGGGCGGTGGATGCGGATGTTTACGATTCCGAATCAGTCTTCGGTTGCTAAGGCTTATCAGGAATTTAATGAAGATGGGACGATGAAGGATTCGCCTTATCGCGATCGCGCGATCGACGTGATGGAGGAACTGTACAAGTTTACCCTGCTGTTGCGGGAGCAAGCCGACTATTTGACCGATCGCTACAGCGAACGCAAGGAACAAGCAGCTAAAGAGGCGATCGCACTAGCAAATCGCGCCCTTGAATTACCGGCCCCTTAG
- a CDS encoding class I SAM-dependent methyltransferase produces MAVGKDTIFERFLSPLIRLAIDEQALKRLYEGIDWETAGDRYRQPDLVYPEYYTSQNFHGIKRGYLNPSAAVSYDPITQYVLPPHETVVRQGLIDAVRVKPRRIIDLGCGTGSTTLMLKQAFPEAEVVGLDLSPYMLVVADMKAQKAGLNIEWLHGNAESVAFGDASFDLVAASLLFHETPPAVSRAILRESFRLLKVGGQVAILDGNQKTLRQTEWLTDIFEEPYIKSYAAGSLDAWAGAAGFAAVQTHEHWWVNQVTQGVKPLPGEDLEQMRVARGWNLGDRTPDFDGDLPGIPAPA; encoded by the coding sequence ATGGCTGTTGGCAAGGATACAATTTTCGAGCGCTTTTTGTCGCCCCTGATTCGACTGGCGATCGACGAACAAGCACTGAAACGACTCTACGAAGGTATCGACTGGGAAACAGCGGGCGATCGCTACCGACAACCCGACTTAGTTTATCCCGAATATTACACCAGCCAAAACTTTCACGGCATTAAACGCGGCTACCTCAACCCCAGTGCCGCCGTTTCCTACGATCCAATCACGCAATATGTTTTGCCTCCCCACGAAACAGTCGTCAGGCAAGGCTTAATTGACGCTGTGCGGGTGAAACCGCGCCGAATCATCGATTTGGGATGCGGCACCGGTTCGACAACCCTCATGCTCAAGCAAGCCTTTCCCGAAGCGGAAGTTGTCGGCTTGGACTTGTCGCCTTATATGCTGGTAGTTGCCGACATGAAAGCGCAAAAAGCCGGCTTAAATATCGAGTGGTTGCACGGAAATGCCGAAAGCGTTGCTTTTGGCGATGCCAGCTTCGATTTAGTCGCAGCTTCCTTGTTGTTTCACGAGACGCCACCTGCTGTATCGCGGGCAATTTTACGAGAAAGCTTCCGACTCCTGAAGGTTGGGGGACAAGTGGCAATTTTGGACGGAAATCAAAAAACTTTGCGGCAGACAGAGTGGCTGACTGATATCTTTGAGGAGCCTTATATTAAGTCTTACGCCGCTGGTAGCCTCGATGCTTGGGCGGGGGCGGCTGGATTCGCGGCGGTGCAAACTCACGAACACTGGTGGGTGAATCAGGTGACGCAGGGCGTGAAACCTTTGCCGGGGGAAGATTTGGAACAGATGCGAGTGGCAAGGGGGTGGAATTTGGGCGATCGAACTCCTGATTTTGATGGCGATTTACCAGGCATTCCAGCTCCTGCTTGA